The segment GCCAGAGTATTTCAGCAAAAACTCAAGGTCATGATGGATGTGCTTACTAAGTATCGAGTTTTTGGTGACACACGTTGTTATATGTACTCGGTGGAATGGCAGAAGCGTGGACTACCGCATGCTCATATCCTAACTTGGTTGCTGAACAAATTACATTCAAATGAAGTGGATGACATCATATCAGCTGAAATTCCTGATCCAGTCACTGATCCCCATCTACACGACATTGTGACGACACAGATGGTGCATGGACCGTGCGGTGCATTAAATCCATTATCGCCTTGCATGACTGATGGAAAGTGCACAAAACGATATCCGCGACCGTTAGTTGCTGAAACAGTTACAGGGAACGACGGATATCCAGTATATCGTCGGCGTTCAAAAGAAGATAATGGTCGAACTATCAAAGTTAAAGTTCAAAATCAAGAGATTGAGATCGGAAATGAATTCATTGTACCATATTGCCCGCTACTATCACGAATTTTTGAAACACATGTAAACGTTGAGAGTTGTCATTCGGCCaaatcaatcaaatatttgtgCAAGTACGTCACAAAAGGCAGCGACATGGCTGTGTTTGGTATTGCGTCGGAAAATGCGAATGACGAAATCAGCAACTTCCAAATGGGCAGATACGTCAGTACTAATGAAGCACTGTGgcgattattttcatttctaattCATGAAAGATATCCCACAGTTGTACATTTAGCAGTGCATTTGGAAAATGGCCAAAGAGTTTACTTCACTGAAGCTAATGCAGCACAACGAGCTGAGAGACCACCATCGACAACATTGACTAGCTTCTTTGCAATGTGTGAAGCAGATCCATTCGCAGCGACGCTGATGTACGTTGAAATGCCTAAGTATTACACTTGGAATCAATCAACAAAGAAATTCCAACGTCGCAAACAAGGAACCCCAGTTCCAGATTGGCCACAGGTGTTTTCCACTGATGCACTAGGTCGCATGTATACTGTTCATCCTAGAAatgatgaatgtttttatttgcgaCTGCTGTTGGTAAATGTACGTGGACCAAAATCATTTGCGCATTTGAAAACTGTGAATGGCCACCAATGCCAAACATATCGAGAAGCATGTCAACTATTGGGTTTGCTAGAGAACGATTCTCATTGGGATTTAACACTTGCGGATTCAGTTGTTTCATCAAATGCGTACCAAATACGAACGCTGTTCGCAATTATCATCACCACATGTTCTCCTTCACAACCAATTCAGTTATGGAACAAATACAAAGACGACATATGTGAAGATATCTTGCATCGCTTGCGCATTCAAACGAATAATCCTGACATGCAAATAACCGATGAAATCTACAATGAAGGATTGATTCTGATTGAGGATCAATGCTTGACTATTGCAAACAAGCTACTGATTGAAGTAGGAATGATTGCACCAAATCGATCAATACACGATGCATTCAACCAAGAATTAAATCGAGAGCTGCAATACAATGTTGATACATTGCAGGAATTCGTTCAAAATAATGTGCCGTTGCTGAATGAACAGCAAAAACCAGTATACGAAACATTAATGCAAGCGGTGGACAATAATACTGGTGGTCTATTCTTCCTGGACGCATCTGGAGGAACAGGGAAAACATTTgtcatttcattgattttggCCACTATTCGATCAACAGGTGACATAGCTTTGGCGTTAGCATCATCTGGAATTGCGGCGACTCTTCTAGATGGCGGTCGTACTGCACATTCTGCGCTTAAGTTGCCACtcaatttaaacacaattgaGACTCCAACATGCAATATTTCCCGATCCAGTGCAATGGGAAAATTGTTGACGCAATGCAAGCTCATTGTTTGGGATGAGTGCACAATGGCACATAAGAAATCACTTGAAGCACTCAACTTCACACTGAAGGATCTTCGGcgaaataacaacatttttggcGGCTTGATGATATTGTTGGCAGGCGATTTCAGGCAGACGTTGCCAGTAATTCCCCGTGGAACGCCTGCAGATGAATTGAATGCTTGCCTGAAGGCATCACCTTTATGGAATAACGTAAAAACATTATCGCTAACCACTAATATGAGAGTTCAACTTCAAAATGATCAAAGTGCTGcacaattttcaaaacaattgttaGCTGTTGGAAATGGAAAAGTCCCAGTTGATGCGACATCTGGATTAATTACTCTTACCAACGACTTTTGCCGATTTGTAGACTCTCAACTAGctcttattgaaaatgtttttccaAACATTAGTGAGAATTATCAGAATTATGCTTGGTTAAGTCAACGAGCAATTCTTGCCGCAAAGAATAATGATGTACACGCACTGAATTTCACCATTCAATCAAAAATCGATGGCGATTTGGTGACATACAAATCCGTTGATTCCATAACAAATCCCGATGATGTAGTACATTATCCAACGGAGTTTTTGAACTCTCTGGAGTTACCAGGATTTCCACCCCATAACTTGCAACTCAAAGTTGGTACAGTTATTATGATATTGCGTAATTTGAATCCACCGCGACTTTGCAACGGTACTCGACTTGCGGTAAAAAGACTTATGCCGAATTTGATTGAGGCAACCATTATTAACGGAAAGTACGCAGgtgaaaatgtatgtattcctCGAATACCAATGATTCCGACTGATCTTCCGTTTGACTTCAAACGATTGCAATTTCCAGTTCGCCTTGCGTTCGCAATGACAATTAACAAGTCGCAAGGCCAATCGCTTAGTGTTTGCGggataaatttagaaaatcattgtttttcaCATGGGCAGTTATACGTTGCGTGTTCACGAGTTGGGAAACCATCCGCTTTGTTTGTATTAACGTCAgaccaaaaaacaaaaaatgtggtTTACCAAAGAGCACTTCAATGAAACGGTTAATTTGCGGACACGTATAACGCTTCGATTCAGTATTTACTTTGGATTCACTTTCATTTACTTAGAGAAGTTCAactaaataacacttaatttttttaatcgaaatgaattcattactgttgtgaaatgaaataaaatttttcatttcaaatataaaacaaaaaaaaaatttttttcttcatcttTTAATCACCAAACGAAACGTTACATAAAACGAAGCCATCTGGTGGCGAAACGGAGTTCGCCGGGTTTgctagtacatatatatatattacaaatgcgGAAGTAACTTTGTCCGTCTGTTAAATTTCCACGACTAAACCGCTAAACCGATAACCGATTGATGAATTTTAGTATAGAGACAGATGGAACTCTGGAAAAGGACATAGGCTACCTTTTATCCCGATTCCGATCCCAATCCTATCCCAAAAGCACGCGGGTGGAATCATGAAATGCAGTTCGGATTTAGTCGCCGTAGTGGCAGAGAATAACTCTGATGTTCACGCGGATAGAGTGAGCAGAGTTAGAGAAAGAGCAGGCAAAAGCTAGtgacatataatacattatttagcCTTAATCCAGTCCTAAAAactaaaactacatacatacaatacatCAATCagataagtataaaaatctatGCCACTACATAAGGAACACAGAAATCTGACAGGTtactttgtttgttaattaaaatatttaatgaagacTAACAAACGCaactatttactattaattgaaaaaaaaataatatacatatcaaTGTAGCCAATAAGAGCATCGATTTTTATAGAAGTCTGATTCTAATGACTCATAAAAATTCTACATAATAGCTAATACCATATTCTACGAAGCGAGTCTGCTACATGTTCGTAACGTCACACTACCTACGAAACCTTTTAAGCTTCATATACAATAACTTACGTGAACACGTGATTTGCTAAGATTCGAAtgttaaactttaaaagtttCTAGTAAGCACGCTGTAAGTGTcagttataacttttttaaaattgtaattcgTCTGTCACTTACACCTCAGATTACTCTACGAGtatgaaatacatatcaaAGTTatgtcattgaaatatattattttacagaaacCTTAAATAgccgtaaaataaattttgactcAATTTCAGTTgcgattaataataaagaaacgctttgattttaaatagaaaacagCGTGTTTGACCTTAAGTAGAAGCGATTGTTTTATGTACAGTGACTTTTATtactaactataataaaactaactaatgatatattaatgataGTCACGTatcattttattctaataaatcaattaaaagtcATGAAAAACTGCTCAATGCGtttgatttgtaaaaataaatacaaatcagACAAgggaacattttataaaattttcaataattattgccCTGTTTGGAATAGTATCTTATCTGATATTGAATTACAATacagaaaacatattttaatttatataagccTCTTGTACAGATAAGccttttatattcaatgttgtcaaaagatttttattaaaatatcaaaacttataaattagtattaaattcTTGGTAGTTTTTCTGTACTCTTCTTAATAGAtacaaatcattaaattttgttggCTTCCTCTCAGACcagacataaaataatagtattgatTCTAACGTTATTTGATATCTTGGTTTTGTCGGCTTTGAAGACGGTGTCATAGGTGGAACAGCATTGTCATTACTTTCTTTTAAGTgtcttatattaaagtaaggtataataaaaattcacccttcttaaaattgtttaaaccTTGACACGTGGagcgaaataatattttatacgaaactaaattaaatctcggctattaaaatgttttttttataattgcttcttataaattatactgtAAATAAGCTACCTTATTTAGGCTTTGTAATTATtcgttgttttttatatattacaaggtTCTTATAGAGTGATCAAAACAAACACGAAATTTTctagcattccatggattcaccgtgcagTTGCCGGGAGTTACAGTCGCGttacagggagaggagctttaatAATGCCTGGGACTGGCGACCCAGATGTAGGTTAAAGGGCCCTATCTAAAGCACTTTAAACGcccacctccaccgtccaagctcctctctctacctaaccaaatttgaaacgaacctactagggctgctttcgaagtacgttcccaGAATGAGTTGATGTTACCTAGTTACGAGTATGTTATGAAATAACGGTAAAATTTTGTGAGAAGACTTGTTGTTAACTACGTTGtccaaatattaatgtttttgacCTTTTTTATCAATCTACCTTGTTATGTTCGTTCTTTGAAGTATCCAAGTGATGTAGTTTGTTACTGATATTAATGACAAAGTGAATGTATGTTATGGGATTAATTCATTACTAAAttcctattaattattatcgtcGTTTGGTGCGTTGGTTTCACAGCAAGTATTTTCTGTAGACGGTAttgagatataatatatatatatatatatatttacaaatactttCTCTTTTCTAACATCAATaatgaagaaatttttttgaaaacttcAGTGAATTTATCCTTTAGAATGAATGTACTAAAGATTCAGTTATTAAGATAATGTTTGTTcgtgtattgtaaatatatatttttactacagtaattaattcaatgtcataaattcacttttttaattaatgttttcaattCAATGAAAAAGTCTTTCCGTAGCTAGTgtgatcaaatatttaatataagtaaaatgttagttatttttaagcgAACAGATTGTTTctctgttaaaataaaaatttatttcacatataacAATTCTTTAATATCGTCATAGATAATAGGTCTTTAATAAGTAAtgggtttaaaataaattgtttctgTTCATTGCCACAaggaattatgtattttttttatctatttactggt is part of the Danaus plexippus chromosome 11, MEX_DaPlex, whole genome shotgun sequence genome and harbors:
- the LOC133319044 gene encoding uncharacterized protein LOC133319044, yielding MPRGRRANIGRRTRHASQQQVYSQNLSEERQNIIRENARLRQRVSTRRSLASYNRLAFQYDPTANYSDDENLNIGPMTTVCRYCNALKFKRETAGLCCASGKVKLDPLLTPPQPLKPLFDGSDPDSSHFLQHILEYNNCFRMTSFGANIIREGGFMPTCKIQGQIYHLHGSMVLTPDEPHQFLQIYFISSMVDQLNVRCNIQGTQQLKRRIIEQLQAFFHANNAVVNMFKTALERMPSDTHKFVIRADCTPTGEHVRRFNAPTVNDVAAIIVGDPTKSRDIVVQRRSNIMHRVNETHRLYDALQYPIIYWQGQDGYDITLKMVDPITSVSTNKNLSAMNYYAYRMMIRTHEENVILKCRRLFQQFAVDMYVKVETERLAFIRFNQAKLRSEDYIHLRDAIHSDGDVQSIGRLTILPSSYIGSPRHMHEYAQDAMTYVRNYGTPDLFITFTCNPKWTEIERELEPGQKPQDRHDIIARVFQQKLKVMMDVLTKYRVFGDTRCYMYSVEWQKRGLPHAHILTWLLNKLHSNEVDDIISAEIPDPVTDPHLHDIVTTQMVHGPCGALNPLSPCMTDGKCTKRYPRPLVAETVTGNDGYPVYRRRSKEDNGRTIKVKVQNQEIEIGNEFIVPYCPLLSRIFETHVNVESCHSAKSIKYLCKYVTKGSDMAVFGIASENANDEISNFQMGRYVSTNEALWRLFSFLIHERYPTVVHLAVHLENGQRVYFTEANAAQRAERPPSTTLTSFFAMCEADPFAATLMYVEMPKYYTWNQSTKKFQRRKQGTPVPDWPQVFSTDALGRMYTVHPRNDECFYLRLLLVNVRGPKSFAHLKTVNGHQCQTYREACQLLGLLENDSHWDLTLADSVVSSNAYQIRTLFAIIITTCSPSQPIQLWNKYKDDICEDILHRLRIQTNNPDMQITDEIYNEGLILIEDQCLTIANKLLIEVGMIAPNRSIHDAFNQELNRELQYNVDTLQEFVQNNVPLLNEQQKPVYETLMQAVDNNTGGLFFLDASGGTGKTFVISLILATIRSTGDIALALASSGIAATLLDGGRTAHSALKLPLNLNTIETPTCNISRSSAMGKLLTQCKLIVWDECTMAHKKSLEALNFTLKDLRRNNNIFGGLMILLAGDFRQTLPVIPRGTPADELNACLKASPLWNNVKTLSLTTNMRVQLQNDQSAAQFSKQLLAVGNGKVPVDATSGLITLTNDFCRFVDSQLALIENVFPNISENYQNYAWLSQRAILAAKNNDVHALNFTIQSKIDGDLVTYKSVDSITNPDDVVHYPTEFLNSLELPGFPPHNLQLKVGTVIMILRNLNPPRLCNGTRLAVKRLMPNLIEATIINGKYAGENVCIPRIPMIPTDLPFDFKRLQFPVRLAFAMTINKSQGQSLSVCGINLENHCFSHGQLYVACSRVGKPSALFVLTSDQKTKNVVYQRALQ